GCAATAACATCAGCAGTGATGTAAAGACCCTCTTCCGTCCTTCGGACGTAGCGATCGGCCCAGACGGTGCGATCTACATCACTGACTGGTATGATGGTCGCGTGGGCGGCCACCAAGATCTTGATGAAACTTGCTCAGGCACCATTTACCGAATCGCGCCCAAAGGATTTAAACCACGTATCCCCAAATTGGATCTAAGTTCAACAGATGGCCAAATTGAGGCACTCAAAAGCCCTGCTCCCAATGTACGAAACTTGGGATTTGTAGCACTGAAAGAACAAGGCTCTTCTACCGTACCAGCTATCTCTGAACTTCTGAAAGATAAAAACCCCTTTATCGCAGCAAGAGCGGTCTTCCTACTTGGTCAAATGGGGGAAGCTGGTCAGAATATAGTAGAAAAACTGCTCGACTCCAAAGATGAAGAAACCCGTATAGTCGCCTATCGGGCCCTACGCCACAACCAGTTCGCGCTAATTAGAATGGCCCAAAAGATGGCCAAGGATTCATCTCCTGCCGTTCGTCGTGAAGTAGCTTTATCCATGCGGGACGTGCCAATCAAACAAAGCCGTGCGATTCTTCGTGAAGTTGGAAAACGATACGATGGCAATGACAGAAGCTACCTGGAAGCTTTGGGAATTGGTTCAACTGGGGTTGAAACACAAGTTTACCATGCGACCAAAGCTGTTGCTGGAAATAATGATCCCTTAAAATGGACTGACGCTTTTGCGGATATAGCCTGGCGTCTACACCCGGCATCAGCGATTGCAGATCTCGCGGTGAGAGCATCCAGTACCAAGTTGAGTCATGAACAGCGCAAGCAAGCGATGGACGCCTTGGCCTTTACTAATAGAAGAACTGCAGCCAACGCGATGATGGACTTGGCTGAAGGTGATTCTTCCCTCAACGAAGAAGCTACCTGGTGGTTGTTAAACCGCTCAAATGGTTCTTGGCAGGATCTCAATATCCTACCTTCCTTAGCGAAGCGTGGCATTTACGATCCCTCAAAAATAAGTGTTCAAGAAATTGTATCCATAGACTCAGCTACGATTCCCAATAATTATCCTCCCATGGAAGAACTCCTGGCAATGAAGGGAGATGTGAACAGAGGTCATGCGGTAGCGCTAAGATGTGTGATGTGTCACAAAGTTGGAGATACGGGCGTAGAGTTTGGACCAGCACTCAATGGTTGGGGACAAACCCAAACCCGTGAAGTTATATTTACGTCTATCATCGAACCCAACGCGGACATCGCACATGGGTACGATGCGAACGTGATCAACTTGAAAGATGGAAGAAAGATCGACGGAATTTTGCTAAAAGAATCCGACCCTTACATCATATTATCGATGGGAGGTGTTCAACAAATTGTACCTGGTGACCAAGTAAAAAACGTAGGACGCTTGCGGCATAGTTTAATGATGTCTGCCACCCAGCTCGGACTCACCGCACAAGACCTCGCGGATGTAGTTGCCTATTTGAAGGCGAACTGAGGATTTTAATATTTTACCTGCGTTGAATCCGCAGGAATACAGAGGTATCTCGCAAGAGATACCTCTATTTTTTTAGAACTACCAGGAAGGTGGAGTTACCCCCAGGATCGTCAG
The genomic region above belongs to Verrucomicrobiota bacterium and contains:
- a CDS encoding c-type cytochrome, encoding MKKTSFTIFLVSSFLATSLMGQSTTLVEKFDPSAHTPAGVPLDLMKVPEGLDVTIWASSPMLFNPTNMDIDKDGRIWVAEGVRYRRHWDRQPEGDRIQVLQDTDGDGKADTSHTFVQEEALVAPLGVAVIDNKIVVSQPPELIVYTDVNRNLVFDEGDTRETLLEGFSGKNHDHSLHSVTVGPNGKWYFNSGNCGALFTDKSGKTFRIASPYNPGVIGPYEFPFDVKDVAGKPSDDGHVYVGGFSARMNPDGSDVEIIGFNYRNSYEQSITSMGDVFQNDNDDPPACRVTHVLEYGNAGFASADGMRSWRADKRPGQTTAIAEWRQEDPGTMPAGDIYGGGSPTGNVFYENGALGDAWNGTFLSCEAGKNVVFSYQPKLNGAGFDLVRENFITTNEEGEYAGSDFIGGSNNISSDVKTLFRPSDVAIGPDGAIYITDWYDGRVGGHQDLDETCSGTIYRIAPKGFKPRIPKLDLSSTDGQIEALKSPAPNVRNLGFVALKEQGSSTVPAISELLKDKNPFIAARAVFLLGQMGEAGQNIVEKLLDSKDEETRIVAYRALRHNQFALIRMAQKMAKDSSPAVRREVALSMRDVPIKQSRAILREVGKRYDGNDRSYLEALGIGSTGVETQVYHATKAVAGNNDPLKWTDAFADIAWRLHPASAIADLAVRASSTKLSHEQRKQAMDALAFTNRRTAANAMMDLAEGDSSLNEEATWWLLNRSNGSWQDLNILPSLAKRGIYDPSKISVQEIVSIDSATIPNNYPPMEELLAMKGDVNRGHAVALRCVMCHKVGDTGVEFGPALNGWGQTQTREVIFTSIIEPNADIAHGYDANVINLKDGRKIDGILLKESDPYIILSMGGVQQIVPGDQVKNVGRLRHSLMMSATQLGLTAQDLADVVAYLKAN